A window from Telopea speciosissima isolate NSW1024214 ecotype Mountain lineage chromosome 8, Tspe_v1, whole genome shotgun sequence encodes these proteins:
- the LOC122671940 gene encoding cyclin-dependent protein kinase inhibitor SMR6-like → MGLPQKPQVDGGLEPEGKKWVIAGIPLRAPLRRISTNKKDDGANDEDGCSTTPTSEEARIPERLPCPPPPRKRRPTSRCHLSGVREFFTPPDLESVFIRHVERAN, encoded by the coding sequence ATGGGGTTACCACAGAAGCCTCAAGTAGATGGAGGACTAGAACCTGAAGGAAAGAAATGGGTTATTGCTGGAATTCCATTACGAGCTCCGTTGAGAAGGATAAGCACCAATAAGAAGGACGATGGAGCTAACGATGAAGACGGATGCTCAACGACGCCGACCTCTGAAGAAGCAAGGATACCAGAGAGGTTACCATGCCCACCTCCTCCGAGAAAACGTAGGCCTACTTCAAGGTGCCATTTGAGCGGTGTTAGGGAGTTCTTTACTCCCCCTGACCTAGAATCTGTTTTCATACGCCATGTCGAGAGGGCAAATTGA